One genomic segment of Aquipluma nitroreducens includes these proteins:
- a CDS encoding NAD(P)/FAD-dependent oxidoreductase — protein sequence MSVNIPETAKKRIVIIGAGFGGLKLAKKLVGSGFQIVLIDKNNYHQFQPLFYQVASSGIEPSSILFPLRKIFQKRKDVYIRVAEVHSVDTEKKELHTSLDVVWYDYLVIATGVNSNFFGMKNLEQYAIPMKSVSEAMFLRNRILSNLEKAVTLFEQFEDEKRALLNVVVVGGGPTGVEIAGAIAEMKNFVLPKDYPDLNLDLMQVSLLEGSPSLLANMSKHASEKSTFYLKRLGVNARVNTRVIDYDGEALRLGNGEIIKTKLVIWAAGISGVVPSGIPEEAVGRSRRMLVDEFSKVKGFEDIYAIGDASVMSTAAYPNGHPQVAQVAIQQGTNLANNFKAIRKNAPLKAFKYIDRGSMATIGRNRAVADLPFLKFSGFIAWLTWMFVHLMAIVGVKNRLLIFINWMWNYLTYDQSLRLILWAARKDPSKIISPPDKK from the coding sequence ATGTCAGTCAATATACCGGAAACAGCAAAAAAGAGAATCGTCATCATCGGAGCAGGCTTTGGTGGATTGAAATTAGCCAAAAAGCTTGTTGGATCAGGTTTTCAAATTGTTTTGATTGATAAAAACAATTACCATCAGTTTCAACCCTTATTTTATCAGGTGGCCAGTTCCGGAATCGAGCCCAGTTCCATTCTTTTCCCGCTTCGAAAAATATTTCAAAAACGAAAAGATGTGTACATCCGTGTGGCCGAAGTTCATTCGGTTGATACTGAAAAAAAAGAATTGCATACCAGCCTCGATGTGGTTTGGTACGACTATCTGGTAATTGCAACCGGAGTAAATTCGAATTTCTTCGGAATGAAAAATCTGGAGCAATATGCCATCCCGATGAAATCGGTTTCGGAAGCCATGTTTCTGCGGAACCGGATCCTATCGAATCTTGAAAAAGCAGTAACCCTGTTCGAGCAGTTTGAAGATGAGAAAAGAGCGTTACTGAATGTGGTTGTGGTTGGTGGAGGCCCTACCGGAGTTGAAATTGCTGGTGCCATCGCCGAAATGAAAAATTTCGTATTACCCAAAGATTATCCCGACCTGAACCTGGATTTAATGCAGGTTAGCCTCCTTGAAGGCTCTCCATCGCTTTTAGCTAACATGTCGAAACATGCTTCCGAAAAATCGACATTTTACCTGAAACGACTTGGAGTAAATGCCCGGGTAAACACCCGGGTAATCGACTACGATGGAGAAGCGCTCAGGCTGGGAAACGGCGAAATAATAAAAACCAAACTGGTCATCTGGGCGGCAGGAATCAGCGGAGTTGTCCCTTCCGGAATTCCCGAAGAAGCCGTTGGACGAAGCAGGCGTATGTTGGTTGATGAATTCAGCAAAGTGAAGGGGTTTGAGGATATTTATGCCATTGGCGATGCATCAGTCATGTCAACAGCCGCCTATCCTAACGGGCACCCGCAAGTGGCCCAGGTTGCAATTCAACAAGGAACTAACCTTGCAAACAACTTCAAAGCCATACGTAAAAATGCACCATTAAAAGCATTCAAATATATCGATCGCGGTTCGATGGCGACAATTGGCCGAAACCGTGCAGTGGCCGATTTACCCTTCCTGAAATTTTCAGGATTCATTGCCTGGCTGACATGGATGTTTGTACATTTGATGGCCATTGTCGGCGTTAAAAACCGTCTGCTAATCTTCATCAACTGGATGTGGAATTACCTGACTTATGACCAGTCGTTACGATTGATTTTATGGGCAGCAAGAAAAGATCCATCTAAGATCATATCACCTCCCGACAAAAAATAA
- a CDS encoding glycoside hydrolase family 97 protein: protein MKKIFFTAFCLFTYWGIVNAQFSVKSPHSTVEAKVEAGNTISYSVYFNGQPVLSNSSVRFEFKQAPPLGDDLVVLKSSSVEINETWTPVLKRQSTILNNCNELILQLQEKNFPRRTMNLVFRAYDDGVAFRTEFVGPDNKHEYAMTEEFTTFNFTSDHTCWAVNHASYRSSQENEYFKRKLSDITDQMVIGLPMTVKVADNCYATITEAAITDYAGMYLKPDHSASGFSVRSSLSPLPKQPDNGDKVNFKFPHKTPWRVIMLGDSPGKLLESEIVMNLNEPCAIADPSWIKPGMCAWDHWWSGEVKMDNETNKKYIDLASEMGWPYQLIDWQWYGKFNSPEADITKVAPQLDMPGILAYAKSKNVKCWVWLYNTDVDRADWDKACATYESWGVAGVKIDFMDSDDQQMVNWYHRIVKTAAAHHLMVDFHGAYKPDGFRRTYPNLVTREGVMGNEYNKWSLRVTPEHMTTLPFTRMLAGPMDFTPGGFLNRTPEKFQNGTPAQVLGTRALQLAQFVVYDSPFMVACDAPENYKGQLGSEFLKEVKTIWDDTRILNGQIGEYITSARRSGNEWFIGSMTNSETRSLEIKLDFLDKGKYKLVSFEDIPESAIDAEKVVRNSRDVVKGDVVKITMVSGGGFAAYLVPVK from the coding sequence ATGAAGAAGATATTTTTTACTGCCTTTTGCCTTTTTACTTATTGGGGAATTGTAAATGCGCAATTTTCCGTCAAATCGCCACACTCCACAGTTGAGGCTAAAGTGGAAGCAGGTAATACAATCAGTTATAGTGTTTATTTTAATGGGCAACCGGTTCTAAGCAATTCGTCGGTCCGTTTCGAATTTAAGCAAGCGCCACCTTTGGGCGATGATCTTGTTGTTCTGAAAAGCTCGTCAGTTGAAATTAACGAAACATGGACTCCGGTTTTAAAACGGCAATCAACGATACTCAATAATTGCAATGAGCTGATTTTACAACTTCAGGAGAAGAACTTTCCACGACGCACAATGAATCTGGTATTTCGTGCATACGACGATGGAGTTGCCTTTCGTACAGAGTTTGTCGGCCCCGACAACAAACATGAATATGCGATGACTGAAGAATTCACGACCTTCAATTTCACATCCGACCATACCTGCTGGGCCGTAAATCACGCATCGTATCGTTCATCTCAGGAAAATGAATATTTCAAGAGAAAACTTTCTGACATTACCGATCAAATGGTGATCGGCTTGCCGATGACAGTAAAAGTTGCTGACAATTGCTATGCTACCATTACTGAAGCTGCGATAACCGATTACGCCGGAATGTATCTGAAACCGGATCATTCGGCGTCCGGATTTTCGGTTCGTTCGAGCCTGTCTCCGCTTCCGAAACAACCCGATAACGGCGACAAAGTCAATTTTAAATTTCCGCATAAAACACCCTGGAGGGTCATCATGTTGGGCGATTCGCCCGGAAAATTGCTTGAATCGGAAATCGTGATGAACCTGAACGAACCTTGTGCCATAGCCGATCCTTCGTGGATTAAACCTGGTATGTGTGCCTGGGATCATTGGTGGAGCGGCGAGGTGAAAATGGACAATGAAACCAATAAAAAATACATCGATCTGGCTTCCGAAATGGGTTGGCCTTACCAGTTAATCGACTGGCAATGGTACGGAAAGTTTAATTCTCCGGAAGCTGACATTACCAAAGTGGCGCCGCAGCTCGATATGCCCGGAATTCTGGCTTATGCCAAGAGCAAAAATGTAAAATGCTGGGTTTGGCTTTACAATACCGATGTCGACCGCGCCGATTGGGATAAAGCTTGTGCAACCTACGAAAGCTGGGGCGTTGCAGGTGTTAAAATCGATTTTATGGACAGCGACGATCAGCAAATGGTAAATTGGTATCACCGTATCGTAAAAACAGCAGCCGCGCATCATTTGATGGTTGATTTCCATGGAGCATACAAACCCGATGGTTTCCGTCGGACATATCCAAACTTGGTTACACGCGAAGGTGTGATGGGCAACGAATACAATAAATGGTCGCTTCGAGTTACTCCTGAACACATGACTACCTTGCCGTTTACGCGAATGCTGGCCGGACCAATGGACTTTACTCCCGGAGGTTTCCTGAACCGTACGCCTGAAAAATTTCAGAACGGAACGCCTGCCCAGGTTTTGGGAACACGGGCGCTCCAATTGGCTCAGTTTGTAGTTTACGATAGTCCGTTTATGGTCGCTTGCGATGCTCCTGAAAATTATAAAGGACAATTGGGGTCCGAATTTCTGAAAGAAGTAAAAACCATATGGGATGACACCCGGATTTTGAACGGACAAATTGGTGAATACATCACTTCAGCGCGCCGCTCAGGAAACGAATGGTTTATTGGGTCGATGACCAACAGCGAAACGCGTTCGCTCGAAATCAAGCTTGATTTTCTGGACAAAGGAAAGTATAAGCTGGTTTCTTTTGAAGATATTCCTGAATCGG